Genomic segment of Chitinivibrionales bacterium:
TTATAGATCAGAACAGAAAGTATGAAGGCATAAACTACAGCGATTGCCGAAGCCTCTGTCGGGGTGAATATCCCAGAAAGTATTCCGCCTAAAATAATCACAACCAGCAACAGGGCTGGAATAGCTTTAAAGAATTTTGAAACAGCTTCAGATATGGGATACGAAGAGCCTCTGCCGTAATTATTCTTAAAAGATATCATCCCTGCGACAGTGATAAGAGCCAAGCCAACCAAGATGCCGGGGATGATACCGGCTATGAAGATATTGGCGATGGAAACTGTTCCGCCCGCTGCCAGTGAATAGATGATCATTGCATTACTTGGGGGAATAAGAAGGCCGGTGGTTGCTGCTGTCACGGTCACTGATGCATTAAAGTTTTTATTATATCCCATTTTGTTCATCAGCGGGATCATGAAACCTCCCACTGAGGAAACGGCAGCGGCTGAGGATCCGGATATTGAGCCAAAAAGCATACAGGTCAATACGTTTACATAGGCCAGTCCACCGGGCAAAGCACCAACGAGGGCGTTTGCGAAATCAATCAATCTTCTTGCGATGCCCCCTCTACCCATAAACAGTCCGGCGAGTATGAAGAAAGGTATTGCAAGGAGTGTGAAACTATTCATACCGTTCATCACACGCTGGGCCACAATAAGAAAGGCGGGTATATCACCTATTGCAAGAATTGCCATCAAAGATGATAATGCCAAGCTTACTGCGATAGGGACTTCAAAGAAGAGCATAACCGTGAAAGTTAAAATCATTACCGTTAATGGAGAGAGCATCAAATTTCCTTATTTTTCATATCACAATAATACAACCATGCGTGCCTGATACTGTATATGGTCATAATTATTCCGCTTACTGGCAATATCAGGTAAACGTAACCCATTTGTATTCCTAATGCAGGTGAATACTGGTTTGTTTCCAGGGTTGCTTTTACCAGTTGGTATCCCCCCAAAGTCAGTATTAGCAGGGCGAAAGCAGTTGTAAGGAAGCTTGCCATGATTCGTATAAGATCTTTATTCGAATCACTGAATTTTTCAACGAAATAATCTATTCCAAGGTGTGCCTTTTCTCGATGTGCTATACAGGCGCCAAGAAGACCTGCCCATATTAGCAGGAAGCCAGCGAGTTCCTCTGTCCATGCACTTGGAGTTTTAAGTATGTATCTTGCGAGTACCTGCCAGAGGACGTCTATTACCAGCAATGCCATAATGATGATTGCCGCAATGTTAATTATTTTATCAAAGATATTCAGAAAACGTTTCATTTTTCAGTACAATTAATGGTCTGTATTTTTGTTATCATATTTCCTGTCCACGTTCCATCAAAGCTTTTCCATAATGGCTGGACGGCCTGGATGAAAGGTTTTTTATTAGGGTGAATTATTTCAACTCCAGCTTCTTGCACTTTTTGCAATGTGGCGGTTTCTTTTTGAGCCCATAGTTCATACTGGTACTGGGCGCATTTTTGTGCGGTCTCGGTGATGATATCCTGCTGCTTAGCGGTTAACCTGTTCCAAAAAATGTTACTAATGAGAAGCATATCCGGTATTCGAAGATGCTCATCCAGTGAGTAATACCTACAGAGTTCGAAATGCATAGAACTATAGAAACTTGGAGGATTGTTTTCGGCTCCGTCAACTACTCCCTGCTGCAGGGCTGTGTAAAGTTCACCGAAGTCTATAGGGGTTGGTGAGCCATTGAGGGCCTTGATAGTTCTGATTGACATGTTTGTTTTCATGACTCGTATTTTCAAACCCTCTAAATCTGCAGGACAGTGAATAGGTGTATTTCGTGTATAAAAGCTCCTTGCGCCCGCGTCGAAAAAGCACAGGCCTTTAAGGCCGAACTTTTCGCCGCTCCGGAGCAATTCATTGCCAATATCGGAGTTTAGAGTTTTCAGCATGTGCTGCTTTGATCGGAAGAGGTACGGTACTCCAAATACCTGCATTTCGGGGATAAAGCTTTCTAACGGTCCGCAAGAACAAATGCTCATTGAAAGAACACCGGACTGGAGTTGTTCAATAGCTTCTCTGTCAGCCCCGAGCTGGCCATTGGGGTATATATATGCCTGTATCTGTCCATTTGATTCAGAATCCAACTGCTTAGCAAAGTATTGTATTGATTTGTGCAAAGGATGCGATGTATCGAGGTTGTGCGCTATTCTCAGGACGGTTTTTGTGTTTTTTGAGGGCCTATAGGTAAGCCCTACTGCCACTGCTGTGATTATAAGCAGCCATATAAGGATTTTAGCTTCGGTTTTCATATTTTTAAATCATGGAGGGTCCACAAAAAGCCATGCGCTGCCAGCCTTTTGATTCACTGCTTCTCGGTGGAATTCCAAGGATCTCTCTGCCGAGATCGACGTAATAACGATAGTTATCCAGTGGTGTGCCGTT
This window contains:
- a CDS encoding TRAP transporter large permease subunit, with amino-acid sequence MLSPLTVMILTFTVMLFFEVPIAVSLALSSLMAILAIGDIPAFLIVAQRVMNGMNSFTLLAIPFFILAGLFMGRGGIARRLIDFANALVGALPGGLAYVNVLTCMLFGSISGSSAAAVSSVGGFMIPLMNKMGYNKNFNASVTVTAATTGLLIPPSNAMIIYSLAAGGTVSIANIFIAGIIPGILVGLALITVAGMISFKNNYGRGSSYPISEAVSKFFKAIPALLLVVIILGGILSGIFTPTEASAIAVVYAFILSVLIYKEVDLREIPAILLQCVITTAVVFLLIGTSMATSWVLSYENIPIKISQALMGLSENKYIIFLTINLILLAVGTFMDMTPAILIFTPIFLPVVKELGMDPIQFG
- a CDS encoding TRAP transporter small permease subunit; translated protein: MKRFLNIFDKIINIAAIIIMALLVIDVLWQVLARYILKTPSAWTEELAGFLLIWAGLLGACIAHREKAHLGIDYFVEKFSDSNKDLIRIMASFLTTAFALLILTLGGYQLVKATLETNQYSPALGIQMGYVYLILPVSGIIMTIYSIRHAWLYYCDMKNKEI
- a CDS encoding DctP family TRAP transporter solute-binding subunit, translated to MLIWLLIITAVAVGLTYRPSKNTKTVLRIAHNLDTSHPLHKSIQYFAKQLDSESNGQIQAYIYPNGQLGADREAIEQLQSGVLSMSICSCGPLESFIPEMQVFGVPYLFRSKQHMLKTLNSDIGNELLRSGEKFGLKGLCFFDAGARSFYTRNTPIHCPADLEGLKIRVMKTNMSIRTIKALNGSPTPIDFGELYTALQQGVVDGAENNPPSFYSSMHFELCRYYSLDEHLRIPDMLLISNIFWNRLTAKQQDIITETAQKCAQYQYELWAQKETATLQKVQEAGVEIIHPNKKPFIQAVQPLWKSFDGTWTGNMITKIQTINCTEK